A window of the Bacteroides thetaiotaomicron VPI-5482 genome harbors these coding sequences:
- a CDS encoding FAD:protein FMN transferase — protein sequence MQHTIQHLYKTHGDDGLLYAWFLSMHTRVDIILCCQKSENELMLVVNSIYDTLRQLERIANYYDPSSELSQVNQRASTAPVMISQSLYRMISLCTEYHKKTLGCFDVTIHSDNYNQDTIHSIHLYPEAQSVFFQQAGTTINLSGFLKGYALDKIREILKVHIIANALINMGNSSVLALGNHPVGTGWKVSFDDQASTTKNHKTQSILLNNECLTTSGNNSDDRKHIISPSSGKPLEGVRQVTVVTDDGTTGEILSTSLFVANQKQRELIMSEFLPKRVIDLELCQMV from the coding sequence ATGCAGCATACAATTCAACACTTATACAAGACACATGGTGATGACGGTTTGCTTTATGCTTGGTTTTTATCCATGCATACACGCGTAGATATAATACTCTGCTGCCAGAAATCAGAAAATGAATTAATGCTTGTAGTTAATAGTATATATGACACTCTCCGACAACTGGAAAGAATTGCAAATTATTATGACCCTTCCAGTGAATTATCGCAAGTCAATCAAAGAGCTTCCACAGCTCCTGTTATGATCAGTCAGTCTCTTTACAGGATGATTTCATTGTGCACAGAATATCATAAAAAAACCTTAGGATGTTTCGATGTTACTATCCACTCAGATAATTATAATCAAGATACCATACACTCCATTCATTTATACCCCGAAGCACAGAGTGTCTTCTTTCAACAAGCAGGTACTACAATAAACCTTTCCGGATTTCTTAAAGGTTATGCTCTCGACAAAATAAGAGAAATATTAAAGGTTCACATCATAGCAAATGCCTTAATAAATATGGGAAACAGTTCTGTACTCGCTCTAGGCAATCATCCGGTTGGCACAGGATGGAAAGTCAGCTTTGACGATCAGGCAAGTACTACAAAAAACCATAAAACTCAATCCATACTCCTTAATAACGAATGTTTAACCACCTCCGGAAACAACTCGGATGATCGCAAACACATTATCTCTCCTTCAAGTGGCAAACCACTGGAAGGAGTAAGACAAGTGACAGTAGTAACGGATGATGGAACCACCGGTGAGATTCTCTCAACCAGCCTGTTCGTAGCAAATCAAAAACAGCGCGAGTTAATAATGAGCGAGTTTCTCCCCAAAAGAGTTATTGATTTGGAACTGTGCCAGATGGTTTAG
- a CDS encoding glycoside hydrolase family 43 protein, whose protein sequence is MRINLCLLLFLVLLNISCNSKRAGKKEDVEKDTYANPLFMEGANSSAIYHNGKYYYTHETNEQIYLWVTTDITDMAHSTCKEVWVPKDPSNSHNLWNPEIRNINGKWYIYFAADDGNTDNHQIYVIENDSPDPMQGEFRMKGAIMTNPDWNWGIHPSTFEHKGELYLLWSGWPNRRIGSETQCIYIARMENPWTLATERVLISKPEYEWERQWVNPDGGRTAYPIYVNESPQYFHSKDNRTVIVYYAASGCWSPYYCTGMLTADADSDLLNPASWKKSPVPVFQQRPEDGVYGPANLSFLPSPDGTEWYILYQARSVPSGNTGESESRNPRLQKIGWDADGMPDLGVPLPVNTPLPKPSGTVPNQ, encoded by the coding sequence ATGAGAATCAATTTATGTTTGTTATTATTCCTTGTTTTGCTGAACATCTCTTGTAATTCCAAACGGGCGGGAAAAAAAGAAGATGTTGAAAAAGATACTTATGCCAATCCATTATTTATGGAAGGGGCTAATTCAAGCGCGATTTACCATAATGGTAAATATTATTATACCCATGAAACTAATGAGCAAATATATCTGTGGGTAACCACCGATATTACCGATATGGCTCATTCCACTTGTAAAGAGGTCTGGGTGCCTAAAGATCCTTCGAATAGCCATAACCTCTGGAATCCGGAAATACGGAATATCAATGGTAAATGGTATATCTATTTTGCTGCCGATGATGGAAATACAGATAATCATCAGATTTATGTGATTGAGAATGATTCTCCTGACCCTATGCAGGGAGAGTTTCGCATGAAAGGAGCGATCATGACCAATCCCGATTGGAACTGGGGAATACATCCCTCAACTTTTGAACATAAAGGGGAGCTTTATCTTCTATGGTCCGGGTGGCCTAATCGGAGGATAGGCAGTGAAACACAATGCATCTATATTGCCCGCATGGAAAACCCCTGGACATTGGCTACGGAAAGGGTTCTGATTTCGAAGCCGGAGTATGAATGGGAACGGCAGTGGGTAAATCCGGATGGCGGGCGGACTGCTTATCCGATTTATGTAAATGAAAGCCCTCAGTATTTTCATTCCAAAGATAACCGGACTGTCATTGTCTATTATGCGGCAAGCGGTTGCTGGTCTCCTTATTATTGTACCGGAATGTTGACTGCTGACGCGGATAGTGACTTGCTGAATCCGGCTTCCTGGAAGAAGAGCCCCGTTCCTGTATTTCAACAGAGACCGGAAGATGGAGTGTATGGCCCGGCTAACCTTTCCTTTCTTCCTTCGCCTGATGGAACGGAATGGTATATATTGTATCAGGCAAGAAGTGTTCCTAGCGGTAATACGGGAGAGTCGGAAAGTCGCAATCCACGATTGCAGAAGATAGGATGGGATGCTGATGGAATGCCGGATTTGGGAGTCCCTTTACCGGTGAATACTCCGTTACCTAAACCATCTGGCACAGTTCCAAATCAATAA
- a CDS encoding hybrid sensor histidine kinase/response regulator transcription factor, whose translation MKLTKILILLLAFWLEPLSASPYFSFKKYQVEDGLSHNTVWCAIQDSYGFIWLGTSDGLNRYDGRGNKVYRNVLNDKFSLENNFVEALIEEDQNIWVGTNSGLYIYDRATDRFSYFDKTTQYGVYVSSEIKKIVKTENGLLWIATLGQGLFIYDPKTEVLTQNSIQTSFVWDVCQSYDKKKVYVSSLQEGLLCFDENGKFLQSYRVSSDVNSSDSYKINCVLDVEGEVWLGAGNNLLGRLNRQTGTVENYMAPSLNFGAVRSLLKYTENELLVGTDNGLYLFNRESKTFLRADNPADPRSLSDQTINGMMWDAEGALWVLTNLGGINYMSKQTKRFDYYSPAYLSGIAGAGEVVGPFCENKDGNIWIGTQSGLYFFNTVTRELSEYHIGGVKSQKYDIRSLMLDGDCLWIGTYAEGIRVLNLRTGSIKEYTHSRGIPNTICSNDVLCIYKDRKGEIFVGTSWGLCRYNPDADNFMTITSIGSMISVGDIYEDMYNNLWIATTNSGVFSYNTLSGHWKHFQHEREDSTTITSNSVITVFEDNKGVMWFGTNGGGLCSFDPKTEAFIEFDSALPNKVIYSIEQDQTGDFWISSNAGIFKINPISKAHFRQFTINDGLQGNQFMARSSLKSSEGKLYFGGINGFNVFQPERFVDNSYIPPVYVTDIRLSYLNDEQEVKKLLQLGKPIYMADKITLSYENNSFTIRFVALSYEDPARNRYSYMLKGVDKEWITNSENNSASYTNLPPGEYEFEVRGSNNDHQWNEKTTTLRVVITPPWWRSSFAYFIYILLLMGWIVWIAWRWNLRVKHKYKHRMEKYQIAKEQEVYKSKIGFFINLVHEIRTPLSLIRLPLEKLQEIEHEGKEAKYLSVIDKNVNYLLGITNQLLDFQKMENGALQLNLVSCDIKEIVNDVYSQFTSPAELKGIELVLTLPEQELVSMVDREKLSKILVNLMGNAIKYARTRIDLKLVTTDAGYEIYVSDDGRGVPDAQKGKIFEAFYQMPDDKVATATGTGIGLAFAKSLAEAHQGSLRLEDNEPQGSSFILSLPLSEKKAEEAADIVEVHSENEGSAENIPSEFSGKKFTVLLVEDNVELLNLTRDSLVAWFRVLKAPNGRAALEILEQESVDVIVSDVMMPEMNGLELCSKVKSEIDYSHIPVILLTAKTTLESKVEGLECGADVYIEKPFSIKQLHKQIENLLRLRQSFHKLMVSLSGNANQASAELAMTQRDCEFVAKIQEVIADQLADENFSIDTLAEQMNMSRSNFYRKIKALSGMSPNDYLKALRMNKAAELIQGGTRISEVAAQVGFTSSSYFAKCFKAQYGVLPKEYVNQLSVSDTAVESTPDADSTI comes from the coding sequence ATGAAGTTAACAAAGATACTGATACTTTTACTGGCCTTCTGGCTCGAACCATTGTCTGCATCTCCCTATTTCTCCTTCAAGAAATATCAGGTGGAAGATGGCTTGTCACATAATACGGTATGGTGTGCTATACAGGATAGCTATGGATTTATCTGGCTGGGCACCAGTGACGGACTGAACCGTTACGACGGTCGGGGCAATAAAGTTTATCGGAATGTATTGAACGATAAATTCTCATTGGAGAACAACTTCGTTGAGGCACTGATTGAAGAAGATCAGAATATATGGGTTGGAACGAACTCCGGACTGTATATCTATGACCGGGCAACGGACCGTTTCTCCTATTTTGACAAGACTACTCAGTATGGCGTATACGTCAGCAGTGAAATCAAGAAGATTGTAAAGACGGAGAACGGACTTCTCTGGATTGCCACCTTGGGGCAGGGACTTTTTATTTATGATCCCAAGACCGAAGTGTTGACTCAGAATAGTATTCAGACCTCTTTTGTCTGGGATGTCTGTCAGAGTTACGATAAGAAGAAGGTGTATGTTTCTTCGCTACAGGAAGGACTGCTTTGTTTCGATGAAAACGGCAAATTTCTGCAATCATACCGAGTCTCATCGGACGTGAACTCTTCCGATAGTTACAAAATAAACTGTGTACTCGATGTAGAGGGAGAAGTATGGCTGGGAGCAGGCAACAATTTGTTGGGGAGATTGAACCGGCAAACCGGAACGGTTGAGAATTACATGGCTCCTTCATTGAACTTCGGGGCAGTTCGCAGCCTGCTGAAATATACGGAGAATGAACTGCTGGTAGGAACCGATAATGGACTCTATCTATTCAACCGCGAGTCGAAAACCTTCCTCCGTGCAGATAATCCGGCTGATCCGCGAAGTCTGAGTGATCAGACCATAAACGGCATGATGTGGGATGCGGAAGGTGCTCTGTGGGTATTGACGAACTTGGGAGGTATCAACTATATGTCCAAGCAGACCAAGCGTTTCGATTACTATTCACCCGCCTATCTGTCGGGGATAGCGGGAGCAGGAGAGGTGGTAGGCCCATTCTGTGAAAATAAAGACGGAAATATCTGGATTGGTACTCAGAGTGGCTTATATTTCTTCAATACCGTTACACGGGAGCTTTCGGAATATCATATCGGTGGTGTAAAGAGTCAGAAATATGATATTCGCTCTTTGATGTTAGACGGCGATTGTCTTTGGATCGGTACTTATGCGGAAGGAATACGTGTGCTTAATCTGCGTACCGGTTCGATAAAGGAATATACCCACTCGCGCGGAATCCCCAATACCATTTGCAGCAATGACGTACTGTGCATATATAAAGACCGGAAAGGGGAAATCTTCGTTGGAACAAGCTGGGGCTTATGCCGGTATAATCCTGATGCCGATAATTTCATGACGATCACCAGTATCGGTTCCATGATTTCCGTGGGCGATATATATGAGGATATGTATAACAACCTGTGGATTGCAACGACCAACAGCGGCGTGTTCTCCTACAATACCCTGAGCGGACACTGGAAACATTTCCAGCACGAACGGGAAGATTCGACCACCATTACCAGTAATTCGGTGATCACGGTATTTGAAGATAACAAAGGCGTGATGTGGTTTGGCACGAATGGGGGAGGATTATGCTCCTTCGACCCCAAAACAGAAGCATTTATTGAGTTTGATTCTGCGCTTCCCAATAAGGTGATCTATTCTATTGAACAAGATCAGACAGGAGATTTCTGGATATCCAGCAATGCAGGGATATTTAAGATTAATCCGATTTCTAAAGCTCATTTCCGACAGTTTACGATTAATGATGGTCTGCAGGGAAATCAGTTTATGGCACGTTCTTCTTTAAAGTCTTCTGAAGGTAAACTATATTTTGGCGGAATCAACGGCTTTAATGTTTTCCAGCCGGAACGTTTTGTGGATAATTCCTACATTCCTCCGGTATATGTGACTGATATCCGTTTATCCTATCTGAATGACGAACAGGAAGTGAAGAAGCTGCTTCAACTGGGGAAACCGATTTATATGGCTGACAAGATAACCTTGTCTTATGAAAATAATAGTTTCACGATTCGTTTTGTGGCGTTAAGCTATGAAGACCCGGCACGAAACAGATATTCCTATATGTTAAAAGGAGTAGATAAAGAGTGGATTACCAACTCCGAGAACAACTCTGCTTCTTATACCAATCTGCCTCCCGGAGAATACGAGTTCGAAGTGCGTGGCTCCAATAATGACCATCAGTGGAACGAGAAGACGACTACTCTGCGGGTAGTGATTACTCCCCCTTGGTGGCGTAGTTCTTTCGCCTATTTTATTTATATTCTCCTGTTGATGGGCTGGATTGTCTGGATTGCATGGCGCTGGAATCTTCGCGTGAAGCATAAGTACAAACACCGGATGGAGAAATATCAGATTGCTAAAGAACAGGAAGTTTATAAATCAAAGATCGGCTTCTTCATTAATCTGGTACATGAGATACGTACCCCTCTCAGTCTGATCCGATTGCCTCTTGAAAAGTTGCAAGAGATAGAACATGAAGGAAAAGAAGCTAAGTATCTGTCTGTAATAGATAAGAATGTAAACTATCTTTTAGGGATTACCAATCAGCTGCTCGACTTCCAGAAGATGGAAAACGGAGCTTTGCAACTGAATCTGGTAAGTTGCGATATTAAGGAAATAGTGAATGATGTATATAGTCAGTTCACCAGTCCTGCCGAGTTAAAGGGAATTGAACTGGTATTGACTCTGCCCGAGCAGGAACTGGTATCAATGGTCGATCGGGAAAAGTTGAGTAAGATACTGGTGAATCTGATGGGCAATGCGATAAAATATGCCCGTACGCGTATCGATTTGAAACTCGTGACAACTGATGCGGGATATGAGATATATGTGAGTGATGACGGTCGTGGAGTACCGGATGCCCAAAAGGGAAAGATATTTGAAGCCTTCTACCAAATGCCGGATGATAAAGTCGCTACCGCCACAGGTACCGGTATCGGACTGGCTTTTGCGAAATCTCTGGCAGAAGCCCATCAAGGCAGCCTGCGCCTTGAAGATAACGAACCGCAAGGCTCCTCGTTTATATTATCTCTTCCTTTAAGCGAAAAGAAGGCAGAAGAAGCTGCTGATATCGTTGAGGTTCATTCCGAAAACGAAGGTTCGGCAGAGAATATTCCTTCAGAGTTCTCCGGAAAGAAATTCACCGTATTGCTGGTAGAAGATAATGTCGAACTGTTGAATCTGACGCGTGACTCGTTGGTTGCCTGGTTCCGTGTGCTGAAAGCTCCGAATGGTCGTGCGGCACTTGAGATACTCGAACAGGAGAGTGTAGACGTCATCGTCAGTGATGTGATGATGCCGGAAATGAACGGGCTGGAACTCTGTAGCAAAGTGAAATCGGAAATCGACTATTCACATATTCCGGTCATCTTACTGACGGCAAAAACGACGCTGGAATCTAAGGTGGAAGGACTGGAATGCGGAGCCGATGTGTATATTGAGAAGCCATTCTCTATCAAACAACTGCATAAGCAGATCGAGAACCTGCTCCGGTTGAGGCAGTCTTTCCATAAGCTGATGGTTAGTTTGTCCGGGAATGCCAATCAGGCCTCGGCAGAACTTGCGATGACTCAGAGAGATTGTGAGTTTGTTGCCAAGATACAGGAAGTGATTGCCGACCAGTTGGCAGACGAGAATTTCTCCATCGATACTCTTGCAGAGCAGATGAACATGAGCCGTTCCAACTTCTATCGGAAGATAAAAGCATTGTCGGGAATGTCGCCCAATGATTATCTGAAGGCCCTCCGTATGAATAAGGCAGCTGAGTTAATTCAGGGCGGTACACGTATTTCCGAGGTTGCGGCACAGGTTGGATTCACTTCCTCCTCTTATTTTGCCAAGTGTTTCAAGGCACAATATGGAGTTCTCCCGAAGGAATATGTCAATCAGTTGTCTGTTTCCGATACAGCGGTAGAAAGCACTCCGGATGCCGATTCTACCATTTGA
- a CDS encoding 3-keto-disaccharide hydrolase, whose protein sequence is MKKNFLFTLLLFCAASLSAQTWEPLFNGKNLKGWKKLNGKAEYKIVDGAIVGISKMGTPNTFLATTKNYGDFILEFDFKIDDGLNSGVQLRSESKKDYQNGRVHGYQFEIDPSKRAWSGGIYDEARRNWLYPLTLNPAAKTAFKNNAWNKARIEAIGNSIRTWINGVPCANIWDDMTPSGFIALQVHAIGNASEEGKTVSWKDIRICTTDVERYQTPETEEAPERNMIANTISPREAKEGWALLWDGKTNNGWRGAKLNAFPEKGWKMEDGILKVMKSGGAESANGGDIVTTRKYKNFILTVDFKITEGANSGVKYFVNPDLNKGEGSAIGCEFQILDDDKHPDAKLGVKGNRKLGSLYDLIPAPEKKPFNKKDFNTATIIVQDNHVEHWLNGVKLIEYTRNTDMWNALVAYSKYKNWPNFGNSAEGNILLQDHGDEVWFKNVKIKELK, encoded by the coding sequence ATGAAAAAGAACTTCTTATTTACTTTACTTTTATTCTGTGCGGCTTCATTATCTGCGCAGACCTGGGAACCTCTTTTCAACGGCAAAAACCTGAAAGGATGGAAAAAACTAAATGGCAAAGCCGAGTATAAAATCGTAGATGGTGCCATTGTGGGTATTTCTAAAATGGGAACTCCAAATACTTTTCTGGCAACAACCAAGAACTATGGAGACTTCATACTTGAATTTGATTTCAAAATTGATGACGGATTAAATTCAGGAGTACAACTTCGTAGTGAAAGCAAGAAAGATTATCAGAATGGTCGTGTGCACGGTTATCAGTTTGAAATTGACCCGTCTAAGCGAGCTTGGTCAGGAGGTATCTATGATGAAGCACGCAGAAACTGGTTGTATCCACTGACTTTGAATCCGGCTGCAAAAACCGCTTTTAAAAACAATGCATGGAATAAAGCCAGGATTGAAGCTATCGGAAATTCTATCCGTACCTGGATTAATGGAGTACCTTGTGCCAATATCTGGGATGATATGACACCTAGCGGATTTATTGCATTGCAAGTACACGCAATAGGTAATGCTTCCGAAGAAGGTAAAACTGTCAGCTGGAAAGACATCCGTATTTGTACAACGGATGTAGAACGTTACCAGACACCTGAAACGGAAGAAGCGCCCGAACGAAATATGATTGCCAACACCATATCTCCACGTGAAGCCAAAGAGGGTTGGGCCCTACTTTGGGATGGTAAAACCAACAATGGTTGGAGAGGAGCAAAATTGAATGCTTTTCCGGAAAAAGGATGGAAGATGGAAGATGGAATTCTGAAAGTGATGAAGAGCGGAGGAGCAGAATCAGCTAATGGTGGAGATATCGTAACTACCCGCAAATATAAAAACTTCATTCTCACGGTAGATTTCAAGATTACCGAAGGCGCAAATAGCGGGGTTAAATACTTTGTCAACCCAGATTTGAACAAAGGAGAAGGCTCTGCTATTGGCTGTGAGTTTCAAATTCTTGATGATGACAAACATCCAGATGCTAAACTTGGAGTAAAAGGCAACAGAAAGTTGGGTTCATTATATGATCTTATTCCGGCTCCAGAGAAGAAGCCTTTCAACAAAAAAGATTTTAATACCGCCACCATTATTGTGCAAGATAACCACGTAGAACACTGGCTGAATGGGGTAAAACTGATCGAATATACTCGCAATACTGACATGTGGAATGCTTTGGTTGCCTACAGTAAATATAAAAACTGGCCTAATTTTGGTAATTCCGCAGAAGGCAATATTCTTCTTCAAGATCATGGAGACGAAGTCTGGTTTAAAAATGTAAAAATCAAAGAGCTGAAATAA